In Camelina sativa cultivar DH55 chromosome 17, Cs, whole genome shotgun sequence, the genomic stretch aTTCATGGCTACGGGCCTTAGGTTGATATTCTTGAACACTCGGTGATTTTGAGCTGCCTTGGCTAGATGTGGTGATGCTTGCATAACATGTTTGACGGTTGTCCGTGAAAGCCAAGCAACTGGAGAGATTATATCTCTGAGCACGTCGTTTGGTAGTTCTTCAAGAAAGTAGGGTATGTTTGTTAGCATTTTTTGTAAGTTGTGTGTGATTTTTGTATAGACTTTTCGTATAGCCTGGACGTGAGTTGCAGTTACGTTTGcttttattgtattattttctgTTGGGCTtcctatttctttcttttcattgtcTCTTTGATATTGAAATCGTTTTGAAATCGTAATGAGTTTGTCGTTTCTTTCTTAATCATTAATCGAGGTCATAATTGTTTGTGCAATTTGGTTGAGTGGGGTTTGTGATTatcctttaattttttaaccgtTTTAAAACTGTGAACAATTAgaagtttgtttttaaaagtataatacTAACACATGTGAAAACCACTATGTCTGTATTTTTGGTTATCTACAAACCATTTCTGTTGTATTTGTATGATGATAACATATGTGTGTCACGGATTTTAATAATTAGTCTATATTTAttatccgtttttttttttcaagtctgTCCCCTCTTATTCATTCCGTTAGTTTTTGTATGTTtgcaatttgttttgttttggttttcgaTTAAAGTAATGGAGTTCTTATTTGTAAGAGTTATTCTcactttttaatttcataaatagATAATGAACTTGATTTTtggagtttaatttttttagtcatTACACTGTACTGTTTTTTCAATATTAATTGGCCATatgtgtttaaaattttaaagaggttgtttaacattgttttggtttattgctccttttttctttctttctaattattatttaatgatTGTTATTTTCCTTTACCCCATATTTTTCGTTTgtaagttaattattttttaacacTAAGGCTATATATTACGTATGTGAATTTGATGAAAGGTCAATCATATATTTGGAGATGTGTCTGTTTAATacgtatgtgttttttttcctcgggttgatttaatttatattgttttcccCTTTTAGATGAATTTTTAAGGTTGTGATATTGGAATAATGGCAAATGAACGGAGTGTTTTTTGCAAGAGCCGAATAAGACAATGTAGTAACAATTGCATATACTGtattgtgtatttttttccttctcttatAGATCTGTTCCCCTGTCTCTAAAACTTCTTTTGTTCCTTCTTCAAAGTACTCGATGATGTCTTCTAATCCAAGAGCTTTCTCTGGTAATGATCACTTGATTTCTCTTCAGAAGACCGCAGATTCAACGCGTCCACCAATTCTTAATGCTATAGAGATCTTCATTGCACAATCTCTAGATGAACTTTACACCATAACTGATGATGGTGTGTTTCCATCTCAACTTGGACTCTGTAAGATTGCTACTAAAACtcacactttttatttttattttgttaatgtaGTTCATGCCATAGAAAACATCAAAGCAACGTATAAAGTGAATAAGGTTTGGAGTGGTGATCCTTGCTCCCCAAGACTATTCCCTTGGGAAGGTATTGGATGCAGTTACAACGATAATAATCATCAAATCAAGTCCCTGAATCTTAGCTCAAGCGGACCAATAGCCTTGGCATTTAAGAATCTCTCCCTTCTTGAGTCATTGTAAGTATACAAATACATTGACACTCTCCACCACTTTTATTCACATAAACTATATAACAGAGTTATGCATTGTTTTTACTCAGGGATTTATCAAACAACAACCTACAACAAAATATACAGAAAAGCTGttagtttcaaaatattttagagtttttggctgatctaaaatatttgaaacttctgTAAGTGACCACAAATATAGATGTATAGTGTTGGTCTATTTTAATAGTGAACTTGCatcatgacattttttttttgtgttgcaaaggaatttgaaagaaaataattttactggGTTTATCCCAAGTTCTCTTATGAAAAAACTAAAGGCCGGTCTACTTGCGCTCAGGTAACATCTAGATTTTTACAGAAAAGTTACTGAATCACAAACACTCTCTATTGATCTTgtgatttcctctgttttccaGTGTGGATGACCAAAACCTTTGCAGCTCACGTTCACGTCAAGACAAGAATAAAAACAACATGGTCGTGCCCATAGCTGTAGACATCAGTAATCATTCTCATTGTGCTCATGGTTATCTATGGATCATACTAAGGCGAAGACAAAATGGTTGAAATTTTTTACTTCATGGTTAATAAATTTGAAGTCAGAGAATTTTGCTGAGAAATGTTTACTGTCAAGTATCTATCATCAGGACCACTCCTACCTTCGGGGAAGAGAAGGTTCACATATAATGAGCTCTCTTGCATTACAAACAACTTCAATAAAGTGATTGGTAAAGGAGGGTTTGGTACTGTGTACCTGGTTCTCTTGAAGATGGGACTAAAATTGCTGTAAAGATGATCAACGATTCTTCACCAGGAAAACCtaaagaatcatcatcatcatccaggGCTTCTAACCAATTCCAAGTCGAGGTAATCTAaagaacaccaaaaaaacaTGATTACTTATATTGGAAAATGTTGTTTTATGGTTGCGCAAGTGCAAAACGTTTGCTGGCAGAGCTTCTTTTGACAGTGCATCACCGCTACTTAGCTTCCTTTGTTGGATATTGCGATGATCGCAGTATGGCTCTCATCAACGAGTACATGGCCAACGGCAACTTGCAAGCTTATCTTTCAAGtaatcttcatctctctctatttctctgttACCAATTGGTGCTTCCTATGAGCTCACCGTCACCGGTGTGTTATATCTACGGACATGCAGGTGAGAATGCAGAGGATCTTAGCTGGGAAATGAGACTCCATATAGCCATAGACTCTGCTCAAGGTTGGTTTTAGTTTTGACATCCTTGATTTCTCAGAGCTTAACTACAAACCAAACCTGGTTTAGTTGTTAACACATAGTGGATTATGAGGAGAATGGAGTTTACTTAATTAAGaatgaatcaagaggagaatgGAGTTTGAGGGAACCTTTTCGTCAGTAAGAAGGAAATCAACACCCATGAGTTGTCCACCTTTTTTAATGTTTCGAGCAGGCCAGAAACGGAGAATCCTACCTACGATTGTTGGTCAAGTCGACCAGTTTTGAGGTCAGTGAAAGAAACGAAAGCAGATTTCATATTTGTAAGAAGAGAAGCATAAGGCCAATTGTAAGTTGAGAAAATGACTATAGCAAGAGATTGTTTATATAAGAGAAGGACTTACGACAATTTAAGGAAGAAGTAGTGGACCGTCCATTAAATCAGAGAAGATCGAAGAACAAAATTAGCAGTTACAAACGAAACTGTTGCAATTGTTATGGAAGACATGGAAGATGAATGAAAGTGTAGAGGATTGGAAGAATTGAATTCGCATCAAATGGTGAAACGGCATGGATCGATAGTTAAGGAGGGGAGAAACCGGTGACGGTGGAGCGTCGTCGTCGGAGGAGAGGAGTCGATAGGATTGGGGAAATGGTTTGGACCTGAAAATTTGGAATCTTTGGGCTAATGAAATCCGAAAAtccatcaaaaatatttaagaaaagtGGATGAGGTGGCTGCAccagaagagagaaaaatgtaactttatatatatatagatacatatatCATGCATGTGGCCCTTTCGTTTAAATAAATTCCAAAGATTAagcttatttttaattttgtttatattccacttaatttaattagtatTGCTAGGTTTAATTCTAATAATTTCTTCTTTGTAGTACAACTAtagatggaaaataaaaatgtcttttatataggaaaaacattaaattataatacttgaaataaataaacattgtaatgatctttatat encodes the following:
- the LOC104757036 gene encoding probable LRR receptor-like serine/threonine-protein kinase At4g29180 encodes the protein MMSSNPRAFSGNDHLISLQKTADSTRPPILNAIEIFIAQSLDELYTITDDVHAIENIKATYKVNKVWSGDPCSPRLFPWEGIGCSYNDNNHQIKSLNLSSSGPIALAFKNLSLLESL